The Peromyscus eremicus chromosome 11, PerEre_H2_v1, whole genome shotgun sequence genome includes a window with the following:
- the Gdnf gene encoding glial cell line-derived neurotrophic factor, producing the protein MKLWDVVAVCLVLLHTASAFPLPAGKRLPEAPTEDRSLGHRRAPFAALTSDSNMPGDYPDQFDDVMDFIQATIKRLKRSPDKQVAALPRRERNRQAAAASPENSRGKGRRGQRGKNRGCVLTAIHLNVTDLGLGYETKEELIFRYCSGSCDAAETTYDKIIKNLSRSRRLVSDKVGQACCRPVAFDDDLSFLDDNLVYHILRKHSAKRCGCI; encoded by the exons ATGAAGTTATGGGATGTCGTGGCTGTCTGCCTGGTGTTGCTCCACACCGCGTCCGCCTTCCCGCTGCCCGCCGGTAAGAGGCTTCCCGAGGCGCCCACCGAAGACCGCTCCCTTGGCCACCGCCGCGCGCCCTTCGCTGCGCTGACCAGTGACT CCAATATGCCTGGAGATTATCCTGACCAGTTTGATGACGTCATGGATTTTATTCAAGCCACCATTAAAAGACTGAAGAGGTCACCAGATAAGCAAGTGGCAGCGCTTCCTCGAAGGGAGCGGAACCGGCAGGCCGCAGCTGCCAGCCCAGAGAATTCCAGAGGGAAGGGccgcagaggccagaggggcAAAAATCGGGGGTGTGTCTTAACTGCAATACACTTAAATGTCACCGACTTAGGTTTAGGCTACGAAACCAAGGAGGAACTGATCTTCCGGTATTGCAGCGGCTCCTGTGATGCGGCCGAGACAACGtatgacaaaataataaaaaacctgtCTCGAAGTAGAAGACTAGTGAGTGACAAAGTAGGCCAGGCCTGTTGCCGGCCGGTCGCGTTCGACGACGACCTGTCGTTCTTAGACGATAACCTGGTTTACCATATTCTAAGAAAGCATTCCGCTAAACGGTGTGGCTGCATCTGA